TGTCTTGATAGCTCAGTCCTTTTGTAGACGatttgttttctctttgattTTTAATGATCTTCGTGCAGCTATTATGAAATTAAAGCTCATTTAATCGTACTTGTTAAGGCGCACAAGAAGTAAAGTTTTGTGAATGGAGGAAGCACCTATAGTGATCGATAATGGATCATACGAAATCAAATTTGGCACTGCCAGCAGCAATGAGCCGTTCACCGCTTTGAACTCTATTGCAAAGGATAAATATGGGAACTATCACCTGTCAAACCAGGTTCGCTCGATCAAAGACATATCTTCCGTGACATTCAATCGACCACACAAGTTGGGGCAGCTGGTTTCTTGGGAGTTAGAGAGCCAAATCTGGGACTACTGCTTGTTCAACCCAGATGAGTTTGACGGATGGAGCTTAGACACGACGAAAAACAAGCACCTCATCGCATCAGAGTCGTGCATGACTTTACCGGAGCTAAGCAAAAACATGGACCAGGTTGTGTTCGAGGAGTACGAGTACGACTCACTGTTCAAGGCACCAGTACCGGTGTTCGTACCGTTTAACGCTGAAGGGGATACCACACACATACTAGTAGCGAAAGAGGACGCAGACGTAGTGGCTTCGGACCATCCCAGCGATAATAAAGACTATCGTGATTATGAACTCGTGATTGATTCCGGATTCAACTGCACTTGGGTAGTGCCGGTAATAAAAGGCGTTCCCTACTACAAGGCTGTCAAGAAGCTAGACATCGGCGGACGTTTTCTGAACGGCTTCCTGCGAGAGGCACTGTCTTTCCGCCACTACAACGTGATGGACGAGACCATCCTCGTGAACAGCATAAAAGAGAAATGTCTCTTCATGAGTCCGAACTCTTACTTCGACAGCTTCCAATCACGCCTGAAAACCGCGAAAGAGTACGTGCTGCCAGATTTTAGCACCAGCTTCCAGGGCTACCTGCGCAAGCCCGGCCAGACCCTTCCAGAAGACTCACAGACTATCATATTGCAGGACGAGCTGTTTGCTGTGCCAGAAACGTTTTTTCATCCTGAGATCGCGTCGCTGCTAAACCCAGGAATAATAGAAGCCATTTTGGAGAGTATTTCCATGCTGCCGGAGGCCTTGCGTCCCCTGCTCGTCGGCAACGTTGTTGTGACTGGCGGAAACTTCAACATACCCAACTTTGCATCGAGGCTAGCCACCGAGCTCCAGCGACAGTGTCCCACAGATTGGTCTTGTCGAGTTTCCGTTCCGACCGGCGACGCGCGGCTCTACGGGTGGAAGTGCATGCAAAAGTTCTCCGAGACGCAAGCGTACCGCGAGTCGCGCGTATCTCGCGAGGAGTACTACGAGCACGGCGTGGACTGGTGCACCTCGAAGCGCTTTGGGTACCAGGCATGGCTATGACCTGATCCGTACGTACAGTGTGATATATAGCTTTGGACGAAAACAGCAGCGTGTGAGCCAAACTAGTCTTTACCATGAGAACGCGCCCAGGCCAAAATCGTCACGTGGAGAACTACAGGGCCGCAGAGCGACATGCGCCAGGAAATCAGCCTTTCCCTCGTGAGCGAGCTCTCCAGTTACCAGTCTCGGTCTCCTAAGTCGCTTGCGGCTCTTATAGCGCGAACCCTTTCGTTGCCGCCGTTGTGCATCGTGGATGATGATATATCAGCGCCTTTTCGTTCTCAGTTGGACGCGAAGGCTAAGCGCCGTTTACTAGGGCCATGCCGCCGATACCGTAATCCAAGCCCCCGCCGGACCTGAACTCTGAACCCTCCGAACCCTCTGAATGAGCTGAATGAACCAAATAGAACTAGACGGGCGGTGGCGTACAAAACGACGCCAAACGCACGTCAACGGCCTCTGTTCCGGTTTAGCTTGCCAAGAGCGCTGTTGCCCAATTTGCACACTTTCCAgacgcttcttctcgacCCATTTTCTTTTTGTCCTATACGACTTCGAGCAGACGATGCTCTTTACTTCGCCACATGTGTTCCATCGCTATGACGTCGTGTTCAACATATTCCTAAGCTGACGGCAACAATCTCGGAGAGTGGCGACCCTGCTAAGTTTGAGCAACCCTTTTTCACGTGAACAAGCAAAAGTATCGGATGGAAGCTCAATCATTGTAGGGGAAATATTGGCAGCAAAAGAAAACGTAATACGCAAGGGCAAAAAGGATCGTTACAGAGCCGGGTACATATAAAATGGCTAAGGGCGTGAAGGGTACTTTCCCTTAATACAAAGGAGAAACTTAGAAAGGTAACTCAGACGCTCGAGACATcttggatttttgaagacacAAGAACCCTAAAGCCAAGATTCTCAGTTCCCTACAGTTCTGAATCCCACAACAAGAGATTACACATTATGCATTCCAGAAGATCCCGGTCTTCCGTTTCCATCTCGCAACAGAGAATGATGTCACGCTCCATGGTGGGGCTCTCGCTAGAACAGCAGAAGATGCTGTACTACGTGGGCGTGGATGTCGGAACAGGCTCTGCCAGAGCCTGTATCATCGACAGCATGGGTAACATCCTGTCGCTGGCCGAGAGACCCATCCAGCGCGAGCAGCTCAAGgccaacttcatcacaCAGTCGTCGCAGGAGATTTGGCAAGCAGTGTGCCACTGTGTCAAGTCTGTGGTGCGTGACTCCGGCGTCCCAGCCGAGAAGATCCACGGTATTGGTTTCGACGCGACGTGCTCGCTGGTGGTTGTCGAGGAGCAGACCAACAAGGAGGTTGCTGTGGGACCCGACTTCAGCAACACTGACCAGAACATCATCCTGTGGATGGACCACCGTGCCATTGAGGAGACCCAGCTGATCAACGCGACGGGCGACAAGTGCCTGAAGTACGTCGGCGGTCAGATGTCTGTGGAAATGGAGATCCCCAAGATCAAGTGGCTTAAGAACCACCTGCCCGAGAACAAGTTCAACGAATGCAAGTTCTTCGATTTGGCAGACTACCTGACTTTTAAGGCCTCGGGCAAGGAAACCCGCAGTTTCTGCTCGACTGTCTGCAAGCAGGGCCTCTTGCCTGTGGGCGTCGAGGGCTCTGCCGAGGGTTGGTCCCGGGAGTTTTTGACCGAGATCGGTctggaagagctcatcgaggACGACTTCCGGAGAATCGGAGGTTCTGTCAAGAACAGCGACAAGGgcaaaaacttcttgagtgCTGGTGAATTCATCGGCGCCATCGACGCGACCGTCGCGGAGGAACTAGGCCTCAGCAACCACTGTGTTGTTGGCTCTGGTGTGATCGACGCCTACGCCGGCTGGGTGGGTACCGTTGCTGCCAGAACCGATGTCAGCATTCCAGCGCTTGTCAAGACCGACCAAGAAAAGGTCGGCATGGACCGCGCAACTGGCCGTCTAGCGGCTGTTGCCGGTACCTCCACATGTCATATTGCTATGTCCCGCGACCCTATATTCGTTGATGGTGTTTGGGGTCCTTACAGAGACGCTCTGGCGACCAACTTTTGGTGTGCCGAAGGTGGCCAAAGTTGCACCGGTGCTCTTCTGGCCCACGTTCTAACAACCCATCCTGCATACACAGAGCTTTCGCAGCTTGCTGACGCTGCCAGCGTTTCCAAGTTTGATTACCTAAATTCCAGACTCGAAACTCTAGCGCAACAGCAAAAGGCGCGCTCGGTCGTTCACTTGGCCAAGCACCTGTTCTTCTACGGTGACTACCATGGTAACAGGTCTCCAATCGCCGATCCCTCCATGCGCGCTGCCATTATCGGCCAGTCCATGGACAATTCCATTGATGACCTAGCGCTGATGTACCTCGGCGCATGTGAGTTCATCGCTCAGCAAACCAGACAGATCGTTGACAAGATGTGCACATCCGGCCATGACCTGTCTGCGATCTTCATGTCAGGAGGACAGTGCCGTAACGGTCTGCTAATGAGATTGCTGGCTGACTGCACCGGACTACCAATCGTCATCCCCAGATATATCGATGCAGCAGTCGTTTTCGGCTCTGCATTGCTGGGTGCCGTGGCCAGTGAGAGTTTCGACCTGAGCGGCACACATTCCGCACTCTCCGTCAGCAGAAAGTCGTCGATAGCCGGCGAGCCAGCCAACGCCGGGCAGCCAAAGAAGTCCGCAGTATCCAAGTTCGGTCAGCTTGGCGGCGACGACTTGCCCTCTCCATACACAGCACCATCCGCCACTGCCAGCACCTCCCAGATTGCTTCCACAATTGGCTTCCCATTCCCAACTCCTGAAGACGCGTACGCCATAGACGAGCATGTTGAGCAAGAAAAGGACGAAGGTGAGTCGACcgagctcaacttcaaggcgCACTCCAAGTGGAAGAAGGACATGGAGGACCGCATGAAGGGCAGATCTTCTGACAACGGTGACGCCATGTGGAACGTCATGTACAACATGACCGGTGGTGGTAAGGTCGTTCAGCCTGCTGCCGAGGAAAACGCGGACCGCGTTCTCCTCAACGCAAAGTACAAGATTTTCCTAGACATGGCCGAGACCCAAAGAAAGTACAGGACTATAGTGGACGATGCCGTTAGGAACTGATAGCAATAGAATATTACTAAGCACAAGTCGCACGATCGTTGCCCAACGTGTGGCGATCCGTCTACGAGATTAACTAATTCATGAATTCATATACGTCAACCCAAGCATTCTTCATTCAATCACAAGACACGTAAAGCCCAAGTTTTCATAGCTTTGTACGAAGTTAAGAACCGATAGGGATACATTTCCTCCAAAAATCGCTTTCCATGTGAAAACCTAACAAGAATGGTATGAAGGGAGCATCTCCTATCACTTTTAATTACCAAATTTGCTCTTTTTATCATTTTAATCGCCGCTGCTCCAATTCATGTGCTGGGTGCACTGAATATCTTCGCTGGGCTATTTTGTTATTATTTGTCGCATTCAGTAACCTGTAACAATGTATATTTTTTCAACGATGATCGGTGAGATGCGTCAAAGAATCTGCACAGCCCTGAAGGCGAAGTACGGCGCCGTCAAGTCGCACAGCGCAAAGAACATATAAAAGAATTTAGCCCTGAGTCGGATTAAATTAACTTCTATCAGCCGACGTTCCGCTGACCTTCCGTAGGCTTTATACCGGTTGGCGCGTCGCGCAGGTTCGTTTGTAGGTCTATATTGCTCAACAGGTAGGAAATTCTTATATAACGacacaaaaaaaaaacagctaCCGGAATGTGAACAATGGCAAGCGAATCGTggtgaaaaaaacaactaTTAGCGTAGACCACATTGTCACAGAGAGACTTTAAGGCTAGCAAGCAGTATCGAAGACCAAATTCATTCTTCGCGTAAGGTTTTCTCACCGAAGTTGCAGCCGAAAGACGCGGTATCCTTCATAAACGCCAAGTTTCCGTGAAGGAGTTTTCGCATTTGGCATAGACCGGAATCGGACGCCGGACTCAGCACAAAAACGCTTCACTTTGGTTTCATTGGTGTCACAGCCAGCGCAGCTTTATGGGACAGCGAGGCCAAAGGAGCAACTGTGGACGGCTATGGAAGAGGAGCCGCAGACGAGACGCGCAGCGCAGCGCGCGTCACCGCTTGTGGGGGCGCTAGAACGCGGGTACACAACTAGCGGCGCTGAAGGCCATCCTGTCACCGATCCAAGCGGCGCGCCCAGCGGCCAGTCGCTGTCTGACAGCCCCGGAACGCGTCGATCTTCGCAGGCTGCGGAGCTAACGAACTCGGTTGACTCCACGCTGAACCTATTGCAGGATGTGCTCTGGAATGTCTTGGTGCATATCCGCGGCCACGGGACGTTTGAAAGTTGTTACAGTTTGGCCAAACGGCGCTATGAAGCCCACTACCAATCCTTGGTCAGTGTCGAGTGCATTTTTAAAACTCTTGCGAACTACCCAGCAGAGATCTTGTCAGCCATGTACATTCCTGTCATTTTACGTTTTTTCAAGTGGTGCTCGTCCGTACGGCAGCTCCCGCCTGAGTTCAAAGGGAGCAGGTTCCTCATCACCACGAAGAAGGGGATAACTTTTTTAATGACAAATCTATCGGAATGTTCGTACAACGCGGCCACTTTGTATCAAGCCTTCCGTGCGCTCAAGCTACTACAAAGCCTTGAAATTGCATTATTTCCGCAAAAGCCTGCGCTGTATCATGACCccgaggacgaggaagcTGACGATCCCAACTGGAAACCTTTGGATGACAgccagcttgaagttctgATATCATCAGTAACAAAAGGAGATTTTAGGATAGGTGCGTCTGCACCCCCACAACCCGAGCCTACAAATGCGGGCATGTTTGAAGGTTCGGCCTTAAGCCACGCAGGCCAGTCGCCGAATCCACCCGCGCCCTTCCCAGTAACACAGCAACCGCCTCAACAGGCAGCATTTTACGGAGCAGCGCAACAGCCTCCTTTCGGCGGGTTAGTCCCTATGCCTCAAGATCCGTA
The Lachancea thermotolerans CBS 6340 chromosome G complete sequence genome window above contains:
- the ARP6 gene encoding Arp6p (similar to uniprot|Q12509 Saccharomyces cerevisiae YLR085C ARP6 Nuclear actin-related protein involved in chromatin remodeling component of chromatin-remodeling enzyme complexes) — its product is MEEAPIVIDNGSYEIKFGTASSNEPFTALNSIAKDKYGNYHLSNQVRSIKDISSVTFNRPHKLGQLVSWELESQIWDYCLFNPDEFDGWSLDTTKNKHLIASESCMTLPELSKNMDQVVFEEYEYDSLFKAPVPVFVPFNAEGDTTHILVAKEDADVVASDHPSDNKDYRDYELVIDSGFNCTWVVPVIKGVPYYKAVKKLDIGGRFLNGFLREALSFRHYNVMDETILVNSIKEKCLFMSPNSYFDSFQSRLKTAKEYVLPDFSTSFQGYLRKPGQTLPEDSQTIILQDELFAVPETFFHPEIASLLNPGIIEAILESISMLPEALRPLLVGNVVVTGGNFNIPNFASRLATELQRQCPTDWSCRVSVPTGDARLYGWKCMQKFSETQAYRESRVSREEYYEHGVDWCTSKRFGYQAWL
- a CDS encoding putative phosphotransferase (similar to uniprot|Q04585 Saccharomyces cerevisiae YDR109C Hypothetical ORF), encoding MHSRRSRSSVSISQQRMMSRSMVGLSLEQQKMLYYVGVDVGTGSARACIIDSMGNILSLAERPIQREQLKANFITQSSQEIWQAVCHCVKSVVRDSGVPAEKIHGIGFDATCSLVVVEEQTNKEVAVGPDFSNTDQNIILWMDHRAIEETQLINATGDKCLKYVGGQMSVEMEIPKIKWLKNHLPENKFNECKFFDLADYLTFKASGKETRSFCSTVCKQGLLPVGVEGSAEGWSREFLTEIGLEELIEDDFRRIGGSVKNSDKGKNFLSAGEFIGAIDATVAEELGLSNHCVVGSGVIDAYAGWVGTVAARTDVSIPALVKTDQEKVGMDRATGRLAAVAGTSTCHIAMSRDPIFVDGVWGPYRDALATNFWCAEGGQSCTGALLAHVLTTHPAYTELSQLADAASVSKFDYLNSRLETLAQQQKARSVVHLAKHLFFYGDYHGNRSPIADPSMRAAIIGQSMDNSIDDLALMYLGACEFIAQQTRQIVDKMCTSGHDLSAIFMSGGQCRNGLLMRLLADCTGLPIVIPRYIDAAVVFGSALLGAVASESFDLSGTHSALSVSRKSSIAGEPANAGQPKKSAVSKFGQLGGDDLPSPYTAPSATASTSQIASTIGFPFPTPEDAYAIDEHVEQEKDEGESTELNFKAHSKWKKDMEDRMKGRSSDNGDAMWNVMYNMTGGGKVVQPAAEENADRVLLNAKYKIFLDMAETQRKYRTIVDDAVRN